The Tursiops truncatus isolate mTurTru1 chromosome 6, mTurTru1.mat.Y, whole genome shotgun sequence genome includes a window with the following:
- the NPR2 gene encoding atrial natriuretic peptide receptor 2 isoform X3, with the protein MALPSLLLVVAALAGGVRPPGARNLTLAVVLPEHNLSYAWAWPRVGPAVALAVEALGRALPVDLRFVSSELDGACSEYLAPLRAVDLKLYHDPDLLLGPGCVYPAASVARFASHWRLPLLTAGAVASGFAAKNEHYRTLVRTGPSAPKLGEFVVTLHGHFNWTARAALLYLDARTDDRPHYFTIEGVFEALQGSNLSVQHQVYAREPGGPEQATHFIRANGRIVYICGPLEMLHEILLQAQRENLTNGDYVFFYLDVFGESLRAGPTRSTGRPWQDNRTWEQAEALREAFQMVLVITYREPPNPEYQEFQNRLLIRAREDFGVELAPSLMNLIAGCFYDGILLYAEVLNETIQEGGTREDGLRIVEKMQGRRYHGVTGLVVMDKNNDRETDFVLWAMGDLDSGDFQPAAHYSGAEKQIWWTGRPIPWVKGAPPLDNPPCAFDLDDPSCDKTPLSTLAIVALGTGITFIMFGVSSFLIFRPYRKLMLEKELASMLWRIRWEELQFGNSERYHKGAGSRLTLSLGNVVAIKHVNKKRIELTRQVLFELKHMRDVQFNHLTRFIGACIDPPNICIVTEYCPRGSLQDILENDSINLDWMFRYSLINDLVKGMAFLHNSIIASHGSLKSSNCVVDSRFVLKITDYGLASFRSTAEPDDNHALYAKKLWTAPELLSGNPLPTTGMQKADVYSFGIILQEIALRSGPFYLEGLDLSPKEIVQKVRNGQRPYFRPSIDRTQLNEELVLLMERCWAQDAAERPDFGQIKGFIRRFNKEGGTSILDNLLLRMEQYANNLEKLVEERTQAYLEEKRKAEALLYQILPHSVAEQLKRGETVQAEAFDSVTIYFSDIVGFTALSAESTPMQVVTLLNDLYTCFDAIIDNFDVYKVETIGDAYMVVSGLPGRNGQRHAPEIARMALALLDAVSSFRIRHRPHDQLRLRIGVHTGPVCAGVVGLKMPRYCLFGDTVNTASRMESNGQALKIHVSSTTKDALDELGCFQLELRGDVEMKGKGKMRTYWLLGEQKGPAGLL; encoded by the exons ATGGCACTGCCATCACTCCTGCTGGTGGTGGCGGCCCTGGCAGGTGGGGTGCGTCCCCCAGGGGCGCGGAACCTGACGCTGGCGGTGGTGCTGCCAGAACACAACCTGAGCTATGCCTGGGCCTGGCCACGGGTGGGTCCCGCTGTGGCACTCGCTGTGGAGGCGCTGGGCCGGGCGCTGCCCGTGGACCTACGGTTCGTCAGCTCTGAACTAGATGGCGCCTGCTCTGAGTACCTGGCCCCGCTGCGCGCTGTGGACCTCAAGCTCTACCACGATCCCGACCTTCTGTTGGGCCCCGGTTGCGTGTACCCCGCTGCCTCTGTGGCCCGCTTTGCCTCACATTGGCGCCTTCCCCTGCTGACTGCGGGTGCTGTGGCCTCTGGTTTTGCGGCTAAGAATGAGCATTATCGTACCCTGGTGCGCACTGGTCCCTCTGCTCCCAAGCTGGGTGAGTTTGTAGTGACGCTACATGGGCACTTCAATTGGACTGCCCGTGCTGCCTTGCTGTATCTGGATGCTCGCACAGATGACCGGCCTCACTACTTCACCATCGAGGGCGTCTTTGAGGCCCTGCAGGGCAGCAACCTCAGTGTGCAGCACCAGGTGTATGCCCGTGAGCCGGGGGGCCCTGAGCAGGCCACCCACTTCATCCGGGCCAACGGGCGCA TTGTGTATATCTGCGGCCCTCTGGAGATGCTGCATGAGATCCTGCTTCAGGCCCAGAGGGAGAACCTGACCAACGGAGATTATGTCTTCTTTTACCTGGATGTCTTTGGGGAGAGTCTCCGTGCGGGCCCCACGCGCTCCACAGGCCGGCCCTGGCAGGACAATCGCACCTGGGAACAGGCCGAGGCCCTCAGAGAAGCTTTTCAG ATGGTATTGGTCATCACATACCGAGAACCCCCGAATCCTGAGTATCAGGAATTCCAGAATCGTCTTCTGATAAGAGCTCGGGAAGATTTTGGTGTGGAGCTGGCCCCTTCCCTC ATGAACCTCATTGCTGGCTGCTTCTACGATGGGATCCTGCTATATGCTGAAGTCCTGAATGAGACGATACAGGAAGGAGGCACCCGGGAAGATGGACTTCGAATTgtcgagaagatgcaaggaaGAAGATACCATG GTGTAACTGGACTGGTTGTTATGGACAAGAACAATGACCGGGAGACTGATTTTGTCCTGTGGGCCATGGGAGACCTGGATTCTGGGGACTTTCAG CCTGCAGCCCACTACTCGGGAGCCGAAAAGCAGATTTGGTGGACAGGACGGCCCATCCCCTGGGTGAAGGGGGCCCCCCCCTTGGACAATCCCCCCTGTGCCTTTGACTTGGACGACCCATCCTGTGATAAAA CCCCACTTTCCACTCTGGCAATCGTGGCGCTGGGCACAGGAATCACCTTCATCATGTTTGGCGTTTCCAGCTTCCTCATTTTCCG TCCTTACAGAAAACTGATGCTGGAGAAAGAGCTGGCTAGCATGTTGTGGCGCATTCGCTGGGAGGAGCTGCAATTTGGCAATTCAGAGCGATACCATAAAGGTGCAGGCAGTCGCCTCACACTGTCGCTG GGAAATGTTGTTGCCATCAAACATGTGAATAAGAAGCGCATTGAGCTGACCCGGCAGGTTCTGTTTGAACTCAAACAT atgagAGATGTTCAGTTCAACCATCTCACTCGCTTCATTGGCGCCTGCATAGACCCTCCCAACATTTGCATCGTCACCGAGTATTGTCCTCGTGGGAGTTTACAG GATATTCTGGAAAATGATAGCATCAACTTGGATTGGATGTTTCGTTACTCGCTCATTAATGACCTTGTTAAG GGCATGGCCTTTCTCCATAACAGCATTATTGCATCCCATGGGAGTCTCAAGTCCTCCAACTGTGTGGTGGATAGTCGTTTTGTGCTCAAAATCACAGACTATGGCCTGGCCAGCTTCCGATCAACTGCTGAACCTGATGACAACCACGCCCTCTATGCCA AGAAGCTGTGGACTGCCCCAGAACTGCTCAGTGGGAACCCCTTGCCAACCACAGGCATGCAGAAGGCCGATGTCTATAGCTTTGGGATCATCTTACAGGAGATAGCCCTTCGCAGTGGTCCTTTCTACTTGGAGGGCCTGGACCTCAGCCCCAAAG AGATTGTCCAGAAGGTCCGAAATGGTCAGCGGCCTTATTTCCGGCCGAGCATCGACCGGACCCAACTGAACGAAGAGCTGGTTTTGCTGATGGAGCGGTGTTGGGCCCAGGACGCAGCTGAGCGACCAGACTTTGGACAGATTAAGGGCTTCATTCGCCGCTTTAACAA GGAGGGTGGCACCAGCATACTGGATAACCTCCTATTGCGCATGGAGCAGTACGCCAACAACCTGGAGAAGCTGGTGGAGGAACGCACACAGGCCTACCTGGAGGAGAAACGCAAGGCTGAGGCTCTGCTCTACCAAATTCTACCCCA TTCAGTGGCAGAGCAGTTAAAACGGGGAGAGACCGTACAGGCCGAGGCCTTTGACAGCGTTACCATCTACTTCAGTGACATCGTTGGCTTCACAGCTTTGTCAGCAGAGAGCACCCCCATGCAG GTGGTGACACTTCTTAATGATCTGTATACCTGCTTTGATGCCATAATTGACAACTTTGACGTCTACAAG GTAGAGACGATTGGAGATGCCTACATGGTGGTATCTGGTCTCCCAGGCAGAAATGGTCAGCGCCATGCCCCGGAAATTGCTCGTATGGCCCTGGCATTACTGGATGCGGTTTCTTCCTTCCGCATCCGCCACCGACCCCATGACCAGCTGAGGCTACGCATAGGGGTCCACACGG GGCCCGTCTGTGCTGGGGTCGTTGGCCTGAAGATGCCCCGCTACTGTCTTTTTGGAGACACAGTGAACACTGCTTCCCGAATGGAGTCTAATGGTCAAG CCCTTAAGATTCATGTCTCCTCTACCACCAAGGATGCCCTGGATGAGCTAGGATGCTTCCAGCTAGAGCTTCGAGGGGATGTGGAGATGAAG GGAAAAGGCAAGATGCGAACTTACTGGCTCCTAGGAGAGCAGAAAGGACCTGCTGGGCTCCTGTAA